A portion of the Gorilla gorilla gorilla isolate KB3781 chromosome X, NHGRI_mGorGor1-v2.1_pri, whole genome shotgun sequence genome contains these proteins:
- the UBL4A gene encoding ubiquitin-like protein 4A translates to MQLTVKALQGRECSLQVPEDELVSTLKQLVSEKLNVPVRQQRLLFKGKALADGKRLSDYSIGPNSKLNLVVKPLEKVLLEEGEAQRLADSPPPQVWQLISKVLARHFSAADASRVLEQLQRDYERSLSRLTLDDIERLASRFLHPEVTETMEKGFSK, encoded by the exons ATGCAGCTGACGGTGAAGGCGCTGCAGGGCCGCGAGTGCAGCCTGCAG GTGCCAGAGGACGAGCTGGTGTCCACGCTGAAGCAGCTGGTCTCCGAGAAGCTGAACGTCCCAGTGCGCCAGCAGCGGCTGCTGTTCAAGGGCAAGGCCCTGGCAG ATGGGAAACGACTCTCGGATTATAGCATCGGGCCCAACTCCAAGCTCAACCTAGTGGTCAAACCCCTGGAGAAGGTGCTACTAGAAGAAGGCGAGGCCCAGAGGCTGGCCGACTCCCCACCCCCGCAGGTCTGGCAGCTGATCTCCAAAGTCTTGGCACGCCACTTCAGTGCGGCAGATGCCAGCAGGGTCCTGGAACAGCTACAGAGG GATTACGAGAGGTCCCTGAGTCGCCTGACGCTGGACGACATCGAACGGTTGGCCAGCCGCTTCCTGCACCCTGAAGTGACTGAGACAATGGAGAAGGGCTTCTCCAAATAG
- the SLC10A3 gene encoding P3 protein isoform X1, which yields MVLMKDKGSSQQWPGLGGEGGGTGPLSMLRAALLLISLPWGARGTASTSLSTAGGHTVPLTGGRYLSIGDGSVMEFEFPEESEGIIVISSQYPGQANRTAPGPMLRVTSLDTEVLTIKNVSAITWGGGGGFVVSIHSGLAGLAPLHIQLVDAHEAPPTLIEERRDFCIKVSPAEDTPATLSADLAHFSENPILYLLLPLIFVNKCSFGCKVELEVLKGLMQSPQPMLLGLLGQFLVMPLYAFLMAKVFMLPKALALGLIITCSSPGGGGSYLFSLLLGGDVTLAISMTFISTVAATGFLPLSSAIYSRLLSIHETLHVPISKILGTLLFIAIPIAVGVLIKSKLPKFSQLLLQVIKPFSFVLLLGGLFLAYRMGVFILAGIQLPIVLVGITVPLVGLLVGYCLATCLKLPVAQRRTVSIEVGVQNSLLALAMLQLSLRRLQADYASQAPFIVALSGTSEMLALVIGHFIYSSLFPVP from the coding sequence ATGGTGTTAATGAAGGACAAGGGCAGCTCTCAGCAGTGGCCTGGTCTGGGAGGCGAGGGTGGTGGCACAGGTCCCTTAAGCATGCTCAGAGCTGCCCTGCTGCTCATCAGCCTGCCGTGGGGGGCCCGAGGGACAGCCAGCACCAGCCTCAGCACTGCTGGGGGTCACACCGTGCCACTGACTGGGGGCCGCTACTTGAGCATTGGAGATGGCTCTGTGATGGAGTTTGAGTTTCCTGAGGAGAGTGAGGGCATCATTGTGATCTCCAGCCAGTACCCAGGCCAGGCCAACAGGACGGCGCCTGGCCCCATGCTCAGGGTCACCTCCCTGGACACAGAGGTGCTGACCATCAAGAACGTGAGTGCTATAACCTGGGGAGGCGGGGGTGGCTTTGTGGTGAGCATCCACTCAGGCCTGGCTGGGCTGGCCCCACTCCACATCCAGCTCGTGGACGCCCATGAGGCCCCGCCCACACTGATTGAGGAGCGGAGAGACTTCTGCATCAAGGTCTCACCTGCTGAAGACACCCCTGCCACCCTCAGCGCCGACCTGGCCCACTTCTCGGAAAACCCAATCCTCTACCTGCTCCTGCCTCTTATCTTTGTCAACAAGTGTTCGTTTGGGTGCAAAGTGGAACTCGAGGTTCTGAAGGGGCTCATGCAGAGCCCCCAGCCCATGCTGCTGGGCCTCCTGGGCCAGTTTCTGGTCATGCCCTTGTACGCTTTCCTCATGGCCAAGGTCTTCATGCTGCCCAAGGCCCTGGCTCTGGGCCTCATCATCACCTGCTCGTCGCCTGGCGGCGGGGGGAGCTACCTCTTCAGCCTCCTTCTTGGAGGCGACGTCACCCTGGCCATCTCCATGACTTTCATCTCTACAGTGGCTGCCACTGGCTTCTTGCCTCTGTCTTCGGCCATCTACAGCCGCCTGCTCAGCATTCATGAGACACTCCACGTGCCCATCTCCAAGATCCTGGGGACCCTGCTGTTCATCGCCATCCCCATAGCCGTGGGCGTGCTGATCAAGTCCAAGCTCCCCAAGTTCTCCCAGCTGCTGCTGCAGGTCATCAAGCCCTTCAGCTTTGTGCTCCTCCTGGGCGGCCTCTTCCTGGCCTATCGCATGGGGGTCTTCATCCTGGCAGGCATCCAGCTACCCATCGTACTGGTGGGTATCACGGTGCCCCTGGTTGGCCTGTTGGTGGGCTACTGCCTAGCCACGTGTCTGAAGCTGCCAGTGGCCCAGCGGCGGACGGTCAGCATTGAGGTAGGGGTGCAGAACAGCCTGCTGGCCTTGGCCATGCTGCAGCTATCCCTCCGCCGCCTTCAAGCTGACTATGCCTCCCAGGCCCCCTTCATTGTGGCGCTGAGCGGCACCTCCGAGATGCTGGCCTTGGTCATCGGCCACTTCATCTACAGCAGCCTGTTCccagttccctga
- the SLC10A3 gene encoding P3 protein isoform X2 produces MVLMKDKGSSQQWPGLGGEGGGTGPLSMLRAALLLISLPWGARGTASTSLSTAGGHTVPLTGGRYLSIGDGSVMEFEFPEESEGIIVISSQYPGQANRTAPGPMLRVTSLDTEVLTIKNLVDAHEAPPTLIEERRDFCIKVSPAEDTPATLSADLAHFSENPILYLLLPLIFVNKCSFGCKVELEVLKGLMQSPQPMLLGLLGQFLVMPLYAFLMAKVFMLPKALALGLIITCSSPGGGGSYLFSLLLGGDVTLAISMTFISTVAATGFLPLSSAIYSRLLSIHETLHVPISKILGTLLFIAIPIAVGVLIKSKLPKFSQLLLQVIKPFSFVLLLGGLFLAYRMGVFILAGIQLPIVLVGITVPLVGLLVGYCLATCLKLPVAQRRTVSIEVGVQNSLLALAMLQLSLRRLQADYASQAPFIVALSGTSEMLALVIGHFIYSSLFPVP; encoded by the exons ATGGTGTTAATGAAGGACAAGGGCAGCTCTCAGCAGTGGCCTGGTCTGGGAGGCGAGGGTGGTGGCACAGGTCCCTTAAGCATGCTCAGAGCTGCCCTGCTGCTCATCAGCCTGCCGTGGGGGGCCCGAGGGACAGCCAGCACCAGCCTCAGCACTGCTGGGGGTCACACCGTGCCACTGACTGGGGGCCGCTACTTGAGCATTGGAGATGGCTCTGTGATGGAGTTTGAGTTTCCTGAGGAGAGTGAGGGCATCATTGTGATCTCCAGCCAGTACCCAGGCCAGGCCAACAGGACGGCGCCTGGCCCCATGCTCAGGGTCACCTCCCTGGACACAGAGGTGCTGACCATCAAGAAC CTCGTGGACGCCCATGAGGCCCCGCCCACACTGATTGAGGAGCGGAGAGACTTCTGCATCAAGGTCTCACCTGCTGAAGACACCCCTGCCACCCTCAGCGCCGACCTGGCCCACTTCTCGGAAAACCCAATCCTCTACCTGCTCCTGCCTCTTATCTTTGTCAACAAGTGTTCGTTTGGGTGCAAAGTGGAACTCGAGGTTCTGAAGGGGCTCATGCAGAGCCCCCAGCCCATGCTGCTGGGCCTCCTGGGCCAGTTTCTGGTCATGCCCTTGTACGCTTTCCTCATGGCCAAGGTCTTCATGCTGCCCAAGGCCCTGGCTCTGGGCCTCATCATCACCTGCTCGTCGCCTGGCGGCGGGGGGAGCTACCTCTTCAGCCTCCTTCTTGGAGGCGACGTCACCCTGGCCATCTCCATGACTTTCATCTCTACAGTGGCTGCCACTGGCTTCTTGCCTCTGTCTTCGGCCATCTACAGCCGCCTGCTCAGCATTCATGAGACACTCCACGTGCCCATCTCCAAGATCCTGGGGACCCTGCTGTTCATCGCCATCCCCATAGCCGTGGGCGTGCTGATCAAGTCCAAGCTCCCCAAGTTCTCCCAGCTGCTGCTGCAGGTCATCAAGCCCTTCAGCTTTGTGCTCCTCCTGGGCGGCCTCTTCCTGGCCTATCGCATGGGGGTCTTCATCCTGGCAGGCATCCAGCTACCCATCGTACTGGTGGGTATCACGGTGCCCCTGGTTGGCCTGTTGGTGGGCTACTGCCTAGCCACGTGTCTGAAGCTGCCAGTGGCCCAGCGGCGGACGGTCAGCATTGAGGTAGGGGTGCAGAACAGCCTGCTGGCCTTGGCCATGCTGCAGCTATCCCTCCGCCGCCTTCAAGCTGACTATGCCTCCCAGGCCCCCTTCATTGTGGCGCTGAGCGGCACCTCCGAGATGCTGGCCTTGGTCATCGGCCACTTCATCTACAGCAGCCTGTTCccagttccctga